A window of Pseudomonas guangdongensis contains these coding sequences:
- the rsxB gene encoding electron transport complex subunit RsxB gives MSLVLIAVLALAAICLVAGAILGYAAVRFRVEGDPIVEQINALLPQTQCGQCGYPGCKPYAEAIANGDKINKCPPGGQTTVQALADLLDVEAEPLDAEGGEKPRMVARIREAECIGCTKCIQACPVDAIVGAARQMHTVIKDECTGCDLCVEPCPVDCIDMVEAGTDLQGWKWDRPLAPGQLIATDREQAA, from the coding sequence ATGAGTCTGGTCCTCATCGCCGTCCTCGCCCTGGCAGCCATCTGCCTGGTCGCCGGCGCCATCCTCGGCTATGCCGCGGTGCGCTTCCGCGTCGAGGGCGATCCCATCGTCGAGCAGATCAACGCCCTGCTGCCGCAGACCCAGTGCGGACAGTGCGGCTACCCGGGCTGCAAGCCCTACGCCGAGGCCATCGCCAACGGCGACAAGATCAACAAGTGCCCGCCCGGCGGGCAGACCACCGTACAGGCACTGGCCGACCTGCTCGACGTCGAGGCCGAGCCGCTGGATGCCGAGGGCGGCGAGAAGCCGCGCATGGTCGCGCGCATCCGCGAGGCCGAGTGCATCGGCTGCACCAAGTGCATCCAGGCCTGCCCGGTGGACGCCATCGTCGGCGCCGCGCGGCAGATGCACACGGTGATCAAGGACGAGTGCACCGGCTGCGACCTGTGCGTCGAGCCCTGCCCGGTCGACTGCATCGACATGGTCGAGGCCGGCACCGACCTGCAGGGCTGGAAATGGGACCGCCCGCTGGCCCCCGGCCAGCTGATCGCCACCGACCGGGAGCAGGCCGCATGA
- a CDS encoding PA3496 family putative envelope integrity protein produces MAQAKADLDLEEDFVVDAEQDDTPAASETPAGKTSSLAKRRVIDNLLEERRLKKQLSEYDFDL; encoded by the coding sequence ATGGCCCAAGCCAAAGCCGACCTCGACCTGGAAGAAGACTTCGTCGTCGATGCCGAACAGGACGACACCCCCGCCGCCAGCGAAACCCCGGCCGGCAAGACCAGCAGCCTGGCCAAGCGCCGGGTGATCGACAACCTGCTGGAAGAGCGCCGCCTGAAGAAGCAGCTGTCGGAATACGACTTCGACCTGTAA
- the nth gene encoding endonuclease III, whose amino-acid sequence MNAAKRAEIFRRLKEDNPEPTTELEYQSVFELLVAVILSAQATDVGVNKATARLFPVANTPEAIHALGVEGLEQYIKTIGLYRSKAKNVIETCRLLIERHNGAVPSTREELEALPGVGRKTANVVLNTAFRQPAMAVDTHIFRVSNRTGIAPGKTVLEVEKKLVKFVPREYLLDAHHWLILHGRYVCKARKPQCGSCRIEDLCEYKAKTSDD is encoded by the coding sequence ATGAATGCCGCCAAGCGCGCGGAGATCTTCCGCCGTCTGAAGGAGGACAACCCCGAGCCGACCACCGAGCTGGAATACCAGAGCGTGTTCGAGCTGCTGGTGGCGGTGATCCTCTCCGCCCAGGCCACCGACGTGGGGGTCAACAAGGCCACCGCCAGGCTGTTCCCGGTGGCCAACACCCCCGAGGCGATCCACGCCCTGGGCGTCGAGGGCCTGGAGCAGTACATCAAGACCATCGGCCTGTACCGCAGCAAGGCGAAGAACGTCATCGAGACCTGCCGCCTGCTGATCGAGCGCCACAACGGCGCGGTGCCGAGCACCCGCGAGGAACTGGAAGCGCTGCCCGGCGTCGGCCGCAAGACCGCCAACGTGGTGCTCAACACCGCCTTCCGCCAGCCGGCCATGGCGGTGGACACCCACATCTTCCGGGTCAGCAACCGCACCGGCATCGCCCCGGGCAAGACCGTGCTGGAGGTGGAGAAGAAGCTGGTGAAGTTCGTGCCCAGGGAATACCTGCTCGACGCCCATCACTGGCTGATCCTGCACGGCCGCTACGTGTGCAAGGCGCGCAAGCCGCAGTGCGGCAGCTGCCGGATCGAGGATCTTTGCGAGTACAAGGCGAAGACTTCGGACGATTGA
- the rsxD gene encoding electron transport complex subunit RsxD, producing MALPRITSPHATGHNRTQKVMQLVLLATVPGILVLTWLYGFGTLINLLWASAVALGCEAAVLRLRSRPVTFFLRDCSALLTAVLLALALPPYSPWWLTLVATGFAIVFGKHLFGGLGQNPFNPAMLGYVVALISFPVEMTSWPAPRGFEAATPTLGLLEGLQRILGLTAGLPDAWTQATALDALKVNKSLTIAELWASNPAFGSLGGYGAEAVNLAFLAGGLFLLYKRVFTWHAPVGMLAALALMSLLFWNGAGSDSNGSPLFHLLTGATMLGAFFIVTDPVSGATSLRGRLLFGAGVGVLAYVIRAWGGYPDGVAFAVLLMNLAAPTIDYYTRPRTYGHRKPERGFKLGE from the coding sequence ATGGCCCTGCCCCGCATCACCTCGCCCCATGCCACGGGCCACAATCGCACCCAGAAGGTCATGCAGCTGGTGCTGCTGGCCACCGTGCCCGGCATTCTGGTGCTGACCTGGCTGTACGGCTTCGGCACCCTGATCAACCTCCTCTGGGCCAGCGCCGTCGCCCTCGGCTGCGAAGCCGCGGTGCTGCGCCTGCGCAGCCGCCCGGTGACCTTCTTCCTGCGCGACTGCAGCGCGCTGCTCACCGCCGTGCTGCTGGCCCTGGCCCTGCCGCCGTACTCGCCCTGGTGGCTGACCCTGGTGGCCACCGGCTTTGCCATCGTGTTCGGCAAGCACCTGTTCGGCGGCCTTGGCCAGAACCCGTTCAACCCGGCGATGCTCGGCTACGTGGTGGCGCTGATCTCCTTCCCGGTGGAGATGACCAGCTGGCCGGCGCCGCGCGGCTTCGAGGCCGCCACCCCGACGCTCGGCCTGCTCGAAGGCCTGCAGCGCATCCTCGGCCTGACTGCCGGCCTGCCGGACGCCTGGACCCAGGCCACCGCACTGGATGCCCTCAAGGTCAACAAGAGCCTGACCATCGCCGAGCTGTGGGCAAGCAACCCGGCGTTCGGCAGCCTCGGCGGCTACGGCGCCGAGGCAGTCAACCTGGCGTTCCTCGCCGGCGGCCTGTTCCTGCTCTACAAGCGGGTGTTCACCTGGCACGCGCCAGTGGGCATGCTCGCCGCCCTGGCGCTGATGAGCCTGCTGTTCTGGAACGGCGCAGGCTCCGATTCCAACGGCTCGCCGCTGTTCCACCTGCTCACCGGCGCAACCATGCTCGGCGCCTTCTTCATCGTCACCGATCCGGTATCCGGCGCCACCAGCCTGCGCGGCCGGCTGCTGTTCGGCGCCGGGGTCGGCGTGCTCGCCTACGTGATCCGCGCCTGGGGCGGCTACCCCGACGGCGTGGCCTTCGCCGTGCTGCTGATGAACCTGGCCGCGCCGACCATCGACTACTACACCCGTCCGCGCACCTACGGCCATCGCAAGCCCGAGCGCGGCTTCAAGCTGGGAGAGTGA
- a CDS encoding argininosuccinate synthase, with protein MADVKKVVLAYSGGLDTSVILKWLQDTYNCEVVTFTADLGQGEEVEPARAKAQAMGVKEIYIDDLREEFVRDFVFPMFRANTVYEGEYLLGTSIARPLIAKRLIEIANETGADAISHGATGKGNDQVRFELGAYALKPGVKVIAPWREWDLLSREKLMDYAAKHEIPIERHGKKKSPYSMDANLLHISYEGGVLEDTWTEHEEDMWRWTQSPEAAPNVPTYIELTYRAGDIVAIDGVEMTPAQVLTQLNKIGGENGIGRLDIVENRYVGMKSRGCYETPGGTIMLKAHRAIESITLDREVAHLKDELMPKYASLIYNGYWWSPERLMLQQMIDASQATVNGVVRLKLYKGNVIVVGRKSDDSLFDANIATFEDDAGAYDQADAAGFIKLNALRLRIAAGKGRSPL; from the coding sequence ATGGCGGACGTTAAAAAGGTTGTTCTGGCCTATTCCGGCGGCCTGGACACCTCGGTGATCCTCAAGTGGCTGCAGGATACCTACAACTGCGAAGTGGTGACCTTCACCGCTGATCTCGGCCAGGGCGAGGAAGTCGAGCCGGCCCGCGCCAAGGCCCAGGCCATGGGCGTCAAGGAAATCTACATCGACGACCTGCGCGAAGAGTTCGTCCGCGACTTCGTCTTCCCGATGTTCCGTGCCAACACCGTGTACGAAGGCGAGTACCTGCTGGGTACCTCCATCGCCCGTCCGCTGATCGCCAAGCGCCTGATCGAGATCGCCAACGAGACCGGCGCCGACGCCATCTCTCACGGCGCCACCGGCAAGGGCAACGACCAGGTGCGCTTCGAGCTGGGCGCCTACGCGCTGAAGCCGGGCGTCAAGGTCATCGCGCCCTGGCGCGAGTGGGACCTGCTGTCGCGCGAGAAGCTGATGGACTACGCCGCCAAGCACGAGATCCCGATCGAGCGCCATGGCAAGAAGAAGTCGCCGTACTCCATGGATGCCAACCTGCTGCACATCTCCTATGAAGGCGGCGTGCTGGAAGACACCTGGACCGAGCACGAAGAGGACATGTGGCGCTGGACCCAGTCCCCGGAAGCCGCGCCGAACGTGCCGACCTACATTGAGCTGACCTACCGCGCCGGCGACATCGTCGCCATCGACGGCGTCGAGATGACCCCGGCCCAGGTGCTGACCCAGCTGAACAAGATCGGTGGCGAGAACGGCATCGGCCGCCTGGACATCGTCGAGAACCGCTACGTCGGCATGAAGTCGCGCGGCTGCTACGAGACTCCCGGCGGCACCATCATGCTCAAGGCCCACCGCGCCATCGAGTCGATCACCCTCGACCGCGAAGTGGCCCACCTGAAAGACGAGCTGATGCCCAAGTACGCCAGCCTGATCTACAACGGCTACTGGTGGAGCCCGGAGCGTCTGATGCTGCAGCAGATGATCGATGCCTCCCAGGCTACCGTGAACGGCGTGGTGCGCCTGAAGCTGTACAAGGGCAACGTCATCGTGGTCGGTCGCAAGTCCGACGACTCGCTGTTCGACGCCAACATCGCCACCTTCGAGGACGATGCCGGCGCCTACGACCAGGCCGACGCCGCGGGCTTCATCAAGCTCAACGCCCTGCGCCTGCGCATCGCCGCCGGCAAGGGCCGCAGCCCGCTCTGA
- the pyrC gene encoding dihydroorotase translates to MSDRLTLLRPDDWHIHLRDGAALAHTVPDAARTFGRAIIMPNLVPPVRNAEQAAAYRERILAARPAGSRFEPLMVLYLTDKTSAEDIRAAKAGGLVHAAKLYPAGATTNSDSGVTSVDNIFPVLEAMAEVGLPLLVHGEVTHADIDVFDREKRFIDENLRRVVERFPTLKVVFEHITTADAAQFVREASANVAATITAHHLLYNRNHMLVGGIRPHFYCLPILKRNTHQEALLDAATSGNPKFFLGTDSAPHARHAKEAACGCAGCYTAYAAIELYAEAFDRRGALDKLEGFASQFGPDFYGLPRNSERITLIREDWVAPTELHFGDHTLVPLRAGEKLHWRVLEGQA, encoded by the coding sequence ATGTCCGACCGCCTGACCCTGCTGCGTCCCGACGACTGGCACATCCACCTGCGCGACGGCGCCGCCCTGGCGCACACCGTCCCCGACGCCGCGCGCACCTTCGGCCGCGCCATCATCATGCCCAACCTGGTGCCGCCGGTACGCAATGCCGAGCAGGCCGCGGCATACCGCGAGCGCATCCTGGCCGCCCGCCCGGCCGGCAGCCGCTTCGAGCCGCTGATGGTGCTCTATCTCACCGACAAGACCAGCGCCGAGGACATCCGCGCGGCCAAGGCCGGCGGTCTGGTGCACGCCGCCAAGCTGTACCCGGCCGGCGCCACCACCAACTCGGATTCGGGCGTCACCAGCGTCGACAACATCTTCCCGGTACTGGAAGCCATGGCCGAAGTCGGCCTGCCGCTGCTGGTGCACGGCGAGGTGACCCACGCCGACATCGACGTGTTCGACCGCGAGAAGCGCTTCATCGACGAGAACCTGCGCCGGGTGGTCGAGCGCTTCCCGACCCTCAAGGTGGTGTTCGAGCACATCACCACCGCCGACGCCGCGCAGTTCGTGCGCGAGGCCTCGGCCAACGTCGCAGCCACCATCACCGCCCATCACCTGCTGTACAACCGCAACCACATGCTGGTCGGCGGCATTCGTCCGCACTTCTATTGCCTGCCGATCCTCAAGCGCAACACCCACCAGGAAGCCCTGCTGGACGCCGCCACCAGCGGCAATCCGAAGTTCTTCCTCGGCACCGACTCGGCGCCGCACGCCCGCCACGCCAAGGAGGCCGCCTGCGGCTGCGCCGGCTGCTACACCGCCTATGCCGCCATCGAGCTGTACGCCGAGGCCTTCGACCGCCGCGGCGCGCTGGACAAGCTGGAAGGCTTCGCCAGCCAGTTCGGCCCGGACTTCTACGGCCTGCCGCGCAACAGCGAGCGCATCACCCTGATCCGCGAGGACTGGGTGGCGCCGACCGAGCTGCACTTCGGCGACCACACCCTGGTACCGCTGCGCGCCGGCGAGAAACTGCACTGGCGCGTGCTGGAGGGCCAGGCATGA
- the sstT gene encoding serine/threonine transporter SstT, with amino-acid sequence MSHATASPRPLLQRLARTSLVSQIVVGLLAGALLAALAPQAALSAGFVGTLFVAALKAVAPPLVFLLVASAIASHKRGQPTHIRPVLLLYLVSTMAAALVGVAASFLFPSTLLLSGAGVDASAPGGIGEVLAALLASLLSNPVQALLDANFIGILAWAIGLGLALRHGSETTRTVLHDLSHGLSEIVRVVIRFAPLGAFGLIAAALAETGLDALAGYARLLAVLVGCMLLVALVVNPLIVFCKIRRNPYPLVFTCLRESGITAFFTRSSAANIPVNLQLCERLGLHEDTYSVSIPLGATINMAGAAITISVLTLAAVNTLGIAVDIPTALLLCVIASLSAAGVSGVAGGSLLLIPLATSLFGIPSEIAMQVVAIGFIISIVQDSAETALNSSTDVLLTAAACLAKRD; translated from the coding sequence ATGAGCCACGCCACCGCTTCCCCACGCCCTCTCCTGCAGCGCCTCGCGCGCACCAGTCTGGTGAGCCAGATCGTCGTCGGCCTGCTCGCCGGCGCCCTGCTGGCGGCGCTCGCCCCGCAGGCCGCGCTGTCCGCCGGCTTCGTCGGCACCCTGTTCGTCGCCGCGCTCAAGGCCGTGGCGCCGCCGCTGGTATTCCTGCTGGTCGCCTCGGCCATCGCCAGCCACAAGCGCGGCCAGCCCACCCATATCCGCCCGGTGCTGCTCCTCTACCTGGTCAGCACCATGGCCGCCGCCCTGGTCGGGGTGGCCGCCAGCTTCCTGTTCCCCTCGACGCTGCTGCTCAGCGGCGCCGGCGTCGATGCCAGCGCCCCCGGCGGCATCGGCGAGGTGCTGGCCGCGCTGCTCGCCAGCCTGCTGAGCAACCCGGTACAGGCCCTGCTCGACGCCAACTTCATCGGCATCCTCGCCTGGGCCATCGGCCTGGGACTAGCGCTGCGCCACGGCAGCGAAACCACCCGCACCGTGCTCCACGACCTGTCCCATGGCCTGTCGGAGATCGTCCGCGTAGTGATCCGCTTCGCCCCGCTGGGCGCCTTCGGCCTGATCGCCGCGGCGCTGGCCGAGACCGGCCTCGACGCACTGGCCGGCTACGCGCGCCTGCTGGCGGTGCTGGTCGGCTGCATGCTGCTGGTCGCCCTGGTGGTCAACCCGCTGATCGTGTTCTGCAAGATCCGCCGCAACCCCTACCCGCTGGTGTTCACCTGCCTGCGCGAAAGCGGCATCACCGCCTTCTTCACCCGCAGCTCGGCGGCCAACATCCCGGTCAACCTGCAGCTGTGCGAACGCCTGGGCCTGCACGAGGACACCTACTCGGTGTCGATCCCCCTGGGCGCCACCATCAACATGGCCGGCGCGGCCATCACCATCAGCGTCCTGACCCTGGCGGCGGTGAACACCCTGGGCATCGCCGTGGACATCCCCACCGCCCTGCTGCTCTGCGTGATCGCCTCGCTCAGCGCCGCCGGCGTCTCCGGCGTGGCCGGCGGCTCGCTGCTGCTGATCCCGCTGGCCACCAGCCTGTTCGGCATCCCCAGCGAGATCGCCATGCAGGTGGTGGCCATCGGCTTCATCATCAGCATCGTGCAGGACTCCGCCGAAACCGCGCTGAACTCCTCCACCGACGTGCTGCTCACCGCCGCCGCCTGCCTGGCGAAGCGGGACTGA
- the rsxC gene encoding electron transport complex subunit RsxC has protein sequence MSAIAKIWDIPGGIHPPERKELSNRTPLQRAPLPDRLILPLGQHIGAAAEPCVAVGERVLKGQKIAEASGFVSVPLHAPTSGTVSFIGPQPYPHASGIPAPAIVIDADGRDEWCALAPCPDYRALEAAELLEKIRDAGINGLGGAGFPTAVKLAARPQQKIRTLILNGTECEPYITADDVLMREKAAELVGGIDILVQLIQPDEVLIGIEDNKPEAIAAVRAAVSERDYQVRVFPTKYPSGGEKQLIQILTGREVPAGGLPADIGMLCQNVGTAVAIHDAVVHGKPLISRIVTLTGEALARPMNVEALIGTPVGELLAFAGLDSGKLDRLIMGGPMMGFTLPSLDVPAIKTSNCLLASARGELPAPAPAMPCIRCGECALACPASLLPQQLHFFALGQEHEQLKAHNLFDCIECGACAYVCPSSIPLVQYYRASKAEIRELEQKQQKAEHSKQRFEQRQERLRREEERKEAERRARAEKAARAKAAQAEAAATPTAPASADNSAAGEELKRLKIEASMAQVALKKAEKQLAQHDTPELHAQVAELRAALETAQQALAAAQAVAPVAAPTPAAAKPAGDEALKKAKIEAVMLKAQIRKLEKLEAPDTEQQAELAKLREQLAIADKALAAAESAAPAPAAAKPAGDEALKKAKIEAAMLKAQIRKLEKLEAPDTAQQTELARLREQLATAEQALAALEQPTTVAAPKPTEPAKAEIDPLKKAKVELAMKRAELKKAEKAGADEAGLAQLREALAGAEQALHAAEDASNKPAPELVRTDKRPVDEATRALKTELAFARADLRKLERDENADPAALEAARARLAEAEQTLAEQQST, from the coding sequence ATGAGCGCTATCGCCAAGATCTGGGACATCCCCGGCGGCATCCATCCGCCGGAGCGCAAGGAACTCTCCAACCGCACGCCGCTCCAGCGGGCACCGCTGCCCGACCGGCTGATCCTGCCCCTCGGCCAGCATATCGGCGCCGCCGCCGAGCCCTGCGTGGCGGTCGGCGAGCGGGTGCTCAAGGGCCAGAAGATCGCCGAGGCCAGCGGTTTCGTCAGCGTGCCGCTGCACGCGCCGACCTCCGGCACGGTGAGCTTCATCGGCCCGCAGCCCTACCCGCACGCCTCGGGGATACCCGCGCCGGCCATCGTCATCGACGCCGACGGCCGCGACGAGTGGTGCGCGCTCGCGCCCTGCCCCGACTACCGCGCGCTGGAGGCCGCCGAGCTGCTGGAGAAGATCCGCGACGCCGGGATCAACGGCCTGGGCGGCGCCGGCTTCCCCACCGCGGTCAAGCTCGCCGCACGGCCGCAGCAGAAGATCCGTACGCTGATCCTCAACGGCACCGAGTGCGAGCCGTACATCACCGCCGACGATGTGCTGATGCGCGAGAAGGCCGCGGAACTGGTCGGTGGCATCGACATCCTGGTGCAGCTGATCCAGCCCGACGAGGTACTGATCGGCATCGAGGACAACAAGCCCGAGGCCATCGCCGCGGTGCGCGCAGCGGTCAGCGAGCGCGACTACCAGGTGCGGGTCTTCCCCACCAAGTATCCGTCGGGTGGCGAAAAGCAGCTGATCCAGATCCTCACCGGCCGCGAAGTGCCGGCCGGTGGCCTGCCGGCGGACATCGGCATGCTTTGCCAGAACGTCGGCACCGCAGTGGCCATCCACGACGCCGTGGTACACGGCAAGCCGCTGATCTCGCGTATCGTCACCCTGACCGGCGAGGCGCTGGCGCGACCGATGAACGTCGAGGCGCTGATCGGCACCCCGGTCGGCGAACTGCTGGCCTTCGCCGGCCTCGACAGCGGCAAGCTCGACCGTCTGATCATGGGCGGGCCGATGATGGGCTTCACCCTGCCCTCGCTGGACGTCCCGGCGATCAAGACCAGCAACTGCCTGCTGGCGTCCGCCCGTGGCGAGCTGCCGGCGCCGGCGCCGGCCATGCCGTGCATCCGCTGCGGCGAGTGCGCGCTGGCCTGCCCGGCCAGCCTGCTGCCCCAGCAGCTGCACTTCTTCGCCCTGGGCCAGGAGCACGAACAGCTCAAGGCGCACAACCTGTTCGATTGCATCGAATGCGGCGCCTGCGCCTACGTCTGCCCGTCGAGCATTCCGCTGGTGCAGTACTACCGCGCCTCCAAGGCGGAAATCCGCGAGCTGGAGCAGAAGCAGCAGAAAGCCGAGCACTCCAAGCAGCGTTTCGAGCAACGCCAGGAGCGTCTGCGCCGCGAAGAGGAACGCAAGGAGGCCGAGCGTCGCGCCCGTGCCGAGAAAGCCGCGCGCGCCAAGGCCGCCCAGGCCGAAGCCGCCGCCACACCGACCGCGCCCGCCAGCGCCGACAACAGCGCCGCTGGCGAGGAACTCAAGCGCCTGAAGATCGAGGCCAGCATGGCCCAGGTGGCGCTGAAGAAGGCCGAGAAGCAGCTGGCCCAGCACGACACGCCCGAGCTGCACGCCCAGGTCGCCGAGCTTCGCGCCGCTCTGGAGACGGCGCAGCAGGCCCTCGCCGCGGCCCAGGCCGTCGCACCGGTCGCAGCGCCCACCCCTGCCGCCGCCAAGCCGGCCGGCGACGAAGCGCTGAAGAAGGCCAAGATCGAAGCTGTCATGCTCAAGGCGCAGATCCGCAAGCTGGAGAAGCTCGAAGCCCCGGATACAGAACAGCAGGCCGAGCTGGCAAAACTGCGCGAGCAGCTCGCCATTGCCGATAAGGCACTGGCCGCCGCCGAAAGTGCCGCGCCCGCCCCTGCCGCCGCCAAACCGGCCGGCGACGAGGCGCTGAAGAAGGCCAAGATCGAAGCCGCCATGCTCAAGGCGCAGATCCGCAAGCTGGAAAAGCTCGAAGCACCGGATACCGCACAGCAAACCGAACTGGCCCGGTTGCGCGAACAGCTCGCCACGGCCGAACAGGCGCTCGCGGCGCTGGAGCAGCCGACCACCGTAGCGGCCCCTAAGCCGACCGAGCCGGCCAAGGCCGAGATCGATCCGCTGAAGAAAGCCAAGGTCGAGCTGGCGATGAAGCGCGCCGAACTGAAGAAGGCCGAGAAGGCCGGCGCCGACGAAGCCGGGCTGGCCCAGCTGCGCGAGGCGCTGGCGGGCGCCGAACAGGCCCTGCACGCCGCCGAGGACGCCTCGAACAAGCCGGCGCCGGAGCTGGTGCGTACCGACAAGCGCCCGGTCGACGAGGCCACCCGCGCGCTGAAGACCGAACTGGCCTTCGCCCGCGCCGACCTGCGCAAGCTGGAGCGCGACGAGAACGCCGACCCGGCCGCGCTGGAGGCCGCCCGCGCGCGTCTGGCCGAGGCCGAGCAGACGCTGGCGGAGCAGCAGAGCACATGA
- the rsxG gene encoding electron transport complex subunit RsxG, whose protein sequence is MLPEMPRSMLRNALILGLFAVATVGVVAVTQQGTATRIAAAEREAQVRALAEILPAGSYDNHLLDNSLQLTDPLLGSRQPLPAYLALKDGRPTAVILQAIAPDGYSGSIRLLVGVQADGRLAGVRVLQHKETPGLGDKIELAKNPWVLAFNGKSLSDPGETGWGVKKDQGVFDQFAGATITPRAVVKAVHHALQYVDAHRAELFGTEDQPAEELAQ, encoded by the coding sequence ATGCTGCCGGAAATGCCGCGCTCGATGCTGCGCAACGCCCTGATCCTCGGCCTGTTCGCGGTCGCCACCGTCGGCGTGGTGGCCGTCACCCAGCAGGGCACCGCGACGCGCATCGCCGCCGCCGAGCGCGAGGCGCAGGTGCGCGCGCTGGCCGAGATCCTCCCGGCCGGCAGCTACGACAACCACCTGCTGGACAACAGCCTGCAGCTGACCGACCCGTTGCTCGGCAGCCGCCAGCCGCTGCCGGCCTACCTGGCCCTCAAGGACGGCCGCCCCACGGCGGTGATCCTCCAGGCCATCGCGCCCGATGGCTACAGCGGCAGCATCCGCCTGCTGGTCGGCGTGCAGGCCGACGGCCGACTGGCCGGCGTGCGCGTCCTGCAGCACAAGGAAACCCCGGGCCTGGGCGACAAGATCGAGCTGGCCAAGAATCCCTGGGTGCTGGCCTTCAACGGCAAGTCGCTGAGCGATCCGGGCGAGACCGGCTGGGGCGTGAAGAAGGACCAGGGCGTGTTCGACCAGTTCGCCGGCGCCACCATCACCCCGCGCGCGGTGGTCAAGGCCGTGCACCACGCCCTGCAATACGTCGATGCCCACCGTGCCGAGCTGTTCGGCACGGAGGACCAGCCTGCCGAGGAACTCGCGCAATGA
- the gloA gene encoding lactoylglutathione lyase, translated as MRLLHTMLRVGDMDKSIAFYTEVLGMTLLRRKDYPDGQFTLAFVGYGNEAENSVIELTYNWGVDRYELGTGYGHIALEVEDVYKACEDIRARGGKITREPGPMKHGSSILAFVEDPDGYKIELLSPQRND; from the coding sequence ATGAGACTGCTGCACACCATGCTGCGCGTCGGCGATATGGACAAGTCGATCGCCTTCTACACCGAAGTGCTGGGAATGACCCTGCTGCGCCGCAAGGACTACCCGGACGGCCAGTTCACCCTGGCCTTCGTCGGCTACGGCAACGAGGCCGAGAACAGCGTGATCGAGCTGACCTACAACTGGGGCGTCGACCGCTACGAGCTGGGCACCGGCTATGGCCACATCGCCCTGGAAGTCGAGGACGTCTACAAGGCCTGCGAGGACATCCGCGCCCGTGGCGGCAAGATCACCCGCGAGCCGGGACCGATGAAGCACGGTTCGAGCATCCTCGCCTTCGTCGAGGACCCGGACGGCTACAAGATCGAGCTGCTCTCGCCGCAGCGCAACGACTGA
- a CDS encoding electron transport complex subunit E: MSQSYREIAVNGLWKNNPGLVQLLGLCPLLGTSNSTVNALGLALATMLVLTCSNAAVSLIRSVTHTAVRLPAFVMIIAALTTCTELLMQAYTYELYQILGIFIPLITTNCVILGRADGFAAKNGIARSAFDGLMMGTGFGLVLVVLGAIRELLGSGTLLADMQLLFGAGAAGWRIEAFGSDYRGFLLAILPPGAFLVMGLLIAGKNLVDTRLEARAKARAGAPQAAVSRRVRVTGVVE; this comes from the coding sequence ATGAGCCAGAGCTACCGCGAAATCGCCGTCAACGGCCTGTGGAAGAACAATCCCGGCCTGGTCCAGCTGCTCGGCCTGTGCCCGCTGCTCGGCACCAGCAACTCGACGGTCAACGCCCTTGGCCTGGCGCTGGCCACCATGCTGGTGCTGACCTGCTCCAACGCCGCGGTGTCGCTGATCCGCAGCGTTACCCACACCGCCGTGCGCCTGCCGGCGTTCGTGATGATCATCGCCGCGCTGACCACCTGCACCGAACTGCTGATGCAGGCCTACACCTACGAGCTGTACCAGATCCTCGGCATCTTCATCCCGCTGATCACCACCAACTGCGTGATCCTCGGCCGCGCCGACGGCTTCGCGGCGAAGAACGGCATCGCCCGTTCGGCCTTCGACGGCCTGATGATGGGTACCGGCTTCGGCCTGGTGCTGGTGGTGCTCGGCGCGATCCGCGAACTGCTCGGCAGCGGCACCCTGCTGGCCGACATGCAGCTGCTGTTCGGCGCCGGCGCGGCAGGCTGGCGCATCGAGGCGTTCGGCAGCGACTACCGGGGCTTCCTGCTGGCCATCCTGCCGCCGGGCGCCTTCCTGGTGATGGGCCTGCTGATCGCCGGCAAGAACCTCGTCGACACCCGCCTGGAGGCTCGCGCCAAGGCCCGGGCCGGCGCGCCGCAGGCGGCGGTCAGCCGCCGCGTGCGGGTCACCGGGGTGGTGGAATGA